One genomic window of Vibrio parahaemolyticus includes the following:
- a CDS encoding YajG family lipoprotein — MKKLLLAASVALLTACSAPQQPQLNLMPESTLSTNPIVQGKTYSLTSKDVRAAQYVALVDNGRSNILPLHAKQNLRIALEEALEKQFSSQGFHSDLNSNNAIELNVQEALVNVKHSVMENQMDAKVILEITAETPQGKLVKTYTGTAKRSGTLSASDSDIEETLNDVVTLTLKEIANDPELRQYMQERF; from the coding sequence TTCAGCGCCACAACAACCGCAACTGAACCTAATGCCTGAAAGCACCTTGAGCACCAATCCTATCGTACAAGGCAAAACATACAGCTTGACCAGCAAAGACGTGCGCGCAGCGCAGTACGTAGCTTTGGTTGATAACGGTCGTTCAAACATTCTACCACTTCATGCGAAACAAAACTTACGCATTGCATTAGAAGAAGCTTTAGAGAAACAGTTCTCATCTCAAGGTTTCCACTCTGATTTAAACAGCAACAACGCAATTGAACTGAATGTTCAAGAAGCGCTAGTGAACGTCAAACATTCCGTAATGGAAAACCAAATGGATGCCAAAGTGATACTAGAGATCACAGCAGAAACACCACAAGGCAAATTGGTGAAAACCTATACAGGTACTGCAAAACGCTCTGGCACTTTAAGCGCTTCAGATTCTGATATTGAAGAAACACTGAATGATGTAGTGACGTTAACGCTTAAAGAAATTGCTAACGACCCAGAGCTTCGTCAGTACATGCAGGAGCGTTTCTAA
- a CDS encoding peptidylprolyl isomerase, whose translation MLRKAILSLALLSCSVWAGPKVAFETTLGSFTVELNEEKAPITVANFLKYVEDGSYEGTIFHRIIPGFMAQGGGFNQDMQMVKTYAPIKNEGSNGLNNDRATIAMARTNAPDSATRQFFVNLVDNDFLNYGARPPGYAVFGEVTEGFDVIEKMAQQPTTTVGRMRDVPETQIVITKATLLK comes from the coding sequence ATGTTACGCAAAGCGATTCTTTCTTTAGCATTACTTAGCTGCAGTGTTTGGGCAGGGCCAAAAGTGGCGTTTGAAACAACGTTAGGTTCATTTACCGTCGAGCTGAATGAAGAAAAAGCGCCAATCACAGTAGCTAACTTTCTGAAATATGTAGAAGACGGCAGCTACGAAGGTACGATTTTCCATCGTATTATCCCAGGATTCATGGCACAAGGTGGCGGCTTTAACCAAGACATGCAGATGGTGAAAACATACGCGCCAATCAAAAACGAAGGAAGTAATGGTCTGAACAATGACCGTGCAACCATCGCAATGGCACGCACCAATGCACCAGACTCTGCAACTCGCCAATTCTTCGTCAACCTCGTCGACAATGACTTCCTAAACTATGGCGCTCGCCCACCGGGTTATGCGGTATTTGGTGAGGTGACTGAAGGATTCGACGTTATCGAAAAAATGGCACAGCAGCCGACCACTACAGTAGGTCGAATGCGTGATGTACCAGAGACGCAAATCGTAATTACTAAAGCAACGCTACTCAAATAG
- a CDS encoding AmpG family muropeptide MFS transporter → MSSLPSITWLETVKSYLDKRLMWVFMLGCSSGFPWVLIGSNMSGWLKDAGLTLSAIGYFGSVFAVYAINFLWAPLVDRVKLPLLYPLLGQRRSWIFFCQSIVLVATLFIAGVNPAENLIFASLLALCIATASATQDIAIDAFRIDTFPKSEESKLPQASAMAVIGWWTGYSLPGYLAFVNADTIGWNGVYYGMAAVVVVLMVFTLLVGEPVTQREKLQSEAEQRHKEVVGSKLVAWFTVTVVEPFLDFFNRNGVRVAITLLLFVFLFKIGEAFLGRMSIAFYKDIGFSNEQIGYYSKLIGWGATIFFTLVGSMFNVKFGIVRGLMIGGIAMSASNLMFAWIASVGPNEHLYLATIIVDNFTTAFSTVAFVSFLTLLTGQAFSATQYALLASLGNFGRTTLASFSGELVDYLNDWSTFFILTAVMVIPSLIMLYSLRHYFTDLLEKARHKH, encoded by the coding sequence ATGTCTTCATTACCTTCCATCACTTGGTTGGAAACGGTAAAAAGTTACCTTGATAAGCGACTCATGTGGGTTTTCATGTTGGGCTGTTCTAGCGGTTTTCCATGGGTACTTATCGGCTCAAACATGTCTGGTTGGCTAAAAGACGCCGGCTTGACCCTTTCCGCAATCGGCTATTTTGGTAGTGTCTTTGCGGTCTATGCGATCAACTTTCTGTGGGCTCCCTTGGTCGACCGAGTGAAGTTACCGCTGTTATATCCTCTGCTTGGACAAAGACGCAGTTGGATCTTTTTCTGTCAAAGCATTGTGCTGGTTGCCACATTATTCATTGCAGGGGTCAATCCTGCGGAAAATCTCATTTTCGCCTCTCTGCTCGCCTTGTGTATTGCAACGGCATCGGCAACACAAGACATCGCCATCGACGCTTTCCGAATTGATACTTTTCCAAAATCGGAAGAATCTAAGTTGCCACAAGCTTCGGCTATGGCAGTCATCGGATGGTGGACAGGCTACTCATTGCCAGGATACTTGGCGTTTGTTAACGCCGATACTATCGGCTGGAACGGTGTGTATTACGGTATGGCAGCCGTTGTTGTGGTACTCATGGTGTTCACTTTGTTAGTGGGCGAGCCAGTCACACAACGTGAAAAGCTCCAATCCGAAGCGGAACAAAGACACAAAGAAGTCGTCGGTTCAAAACTTGTGGCGTGGTTTACGGTCACCGTTGTTGAGCCTTTCCTCGATTTCTTCAACCGAAATGGTGTTCGCGTCGCGATAACCCTGTTGCTGTTTGTCTTCTTGTTTAAGATTGGCGAAGCATTTCTGGGCCGCATGTCGATTGCTTTCTACAAAGACATTGGCTTTAGCAACGAACAAATTGGCTACTACTCGAAGTTGATCGGATGGGGAGCCACCATCTTCTTTACTCTCGTTGGCAGTATGTTCAATGTGAAGTTTGGTATCGTGCGCGGTTTGATGATTGGCGGCATTGCTATGTCAGCGAGTAACTTGATGTTTGCTTGGATAGCATCTGTTGGCCCTAACGAGCATCTGTATTTAGCGACCATCATCGTTGATAACTTTACGACGGCATTTTCCACCGTGGCCTTTGTCTCGTTTCTGACTCTATTAACCGGGCAAGCGTTCTCTGCCACTCAATATGCATTGCTTGCGTCGCTAGGAAACTTTGGACGAACCACGCTAGCGTCATTCAGCGGTGAATTGGTTGACTACCTAAATGACTGGAGCACGTTTTTCATTCTCACGGCCGTAATGGTGATCCCGAGCTTGATCATGTTGTATTCACTGCGTCATTACTTTACGGATCTTTTGGAAAAAGCGCGGCATAAGCACTAA
- a CDS encoding ChrR family anti-sigma-E factor, whose product MNKHPDNNLLEAYASGSIDAVSGLVVATHLETCSKCRAYVNQVEASQANTVSESPSEYSPEFDDMLNDIINAEPVNDNVVIQDTAFVNVAGKSFELPKTLVRFSDLVGSWRSYGGKVFSAQIDLGEDARVSLMYIGENVQIPQHTHRGLESTLVLHGGFSDEDGQYEEGDLMIRDASVKHSPFTQEGEDCLCLTVLTEPMIFTQGVARIFNLFGKGLYP is encoded by the coding sequence ATGAACAAACATCCAGATAACAACTTGTTAGAAGCATACGCTTCGGGCAGCATTGATGCGGTTTCTGGTCTTGTGGTCGCCACACATTTAGAGACGTGCTCAAAGTGCCGAGCGTATGTAAACCAAGTAGAAGCAAGTCAAGCAAATACAGTGAGCGAAAGTCCATCAGAGTATTCACCTGAGTTTGATGACATGTTGAACGACATTATTAACGCAGAACCTGTGAACGACAATGTGGTGATTCAAGATACAGCTTTCGTCAATGTCGCAGGTAAAAGCTTCGAGCTTCCAAAAACGTTAGTGCGCTTTTCTGATTTGGTGGGATCGTGGCGAAGCTACGGTGGGAAAGTTTTCAGTGCACAAATTGATTTGGGTGAAGATGCTCGAGTGAGCCTGATGTACATCGGCGAAAATGTACAAATCCCGCAACACACGCACAGAGGGTTGGAATCCACACTGGTTCTGCATGGTGGATTTAGCGATGAAGACGGGCAGTATGAAGAAGGCGACTTGATGATACGTGATGCCTCAGTCAAACACAGCCCCTTTACTCAGGAAGGTGAAGACTGTTTGTGTTTAACGGTACTCACTGAGCCAATGATTTTCACGCAAGGTGTTGCACGAATCTTCAACTTGTTCGGCAAAGGGCTTTACCCGTAA
- a CDS encoding RNA polymerase sigma factor — MMSDSPQKLGRNEWNAYMDKVKAKDREAFAFVFRFYAPKLKQFAYKHVGNEQVAMEMVQETMATVWQKAHLYDGKKSALSTWIYTIIRNLCFDLLRKQKGKELHIHSDDIWPSEYYPPDLVDHYSPEQDMLKEQVVKFLDILPKNQRDVLQAVYLEELPHQQVAELFDIPLGTVKSRLRLAVEKLRHSMHTEQL, encoded by the coding sequence ATGATGAGTGATAGCCCACAAAAATTGGGGCGAAATGAATGGAACGCTTACATGGATAAAGTAAAAGCCAAAGATAGAGAGGCTTTTGCGTTCGTATTCCGTTTTTATGCACCCAAGCTAAAACAGTTTGCCTACAAGCACGTTGGTAATGAGCAAGTTGCTATGGAGATGGTTCAAGAAACCATGGCAACGGTCTGGCAAAAAGCTCATCTTTACGATGGAAAGAAGAGTGCGTTATCGACGTGGATATACACGATTATCCGCAACTTGTGTTTTGACTTACTCAGAAAACAAAAGGGTAAAGAGCTTCACATCCATTCTGATGACATTTGGCCATCGGAATATTATCCGCCAGATTTGGTTGATCATTATTCTCCAGAACAAGACATGTTGAAGGAACAGGTGGTGAAGTTTCTTGATATTTTGCCCAAAAATCAGAGAGACGTATTGCAAGCGGTTTATCTCGAAGAACTGCCACATCAGCAAGTAGCGGAACTTTTTGACATACCACTAGGCACGGTGAAGTCTCGGTTAAGACTTGCCGTAGAAAAGTTAAGGCACTCAATGCATACGGAGCAACTATGA
- a CDS encoding LON peptidase substrate-binding domain-containing protein has protein sequence MKEVMLFPLTSVVLPEGKMNLRIFEPRYKRMVKECSLQNVGFGVCLVGSDGDPKAVGNVSSIGTLVKMVDFETLSDGLLGITVVGEKRFTVKRVRADADGLRHAEVDWLDNWQTPSQQLDFGYLSQQLAQVYEQFPQLGTLYQHRFYDDPIWVTQRWLELLPLDSHLFESLVGAQDCRPALRFLNQAIEAPSNKEARI, from the coding sequence ATGAAAGAAGTCATGTTATTCCCGCTCACCTCGGTTGTACTACCCGAAGGCAAGATGAATCTGCGTATTTTTGAACCTAGATATAAGCGCATGGTGAAAGAGTGTAGTTTGCAAAATGTGGGGTTTGGTGTTTGCCTTGTGGGCAGTGATGGTGATCCAAAAGCGGTGGGAAATGTTTCTTCGATCGGCACTTTGGTCAAGATGGTTGATTTCGAAACGCTTAGTGATGGGCTTCTTGGTATCACCGTCGTCGGCGAAAAACGTTTTACAGTGAAACGTGTACGCGCTGACGCTGATGGATTACGACACGCCGAAGTCGATTGGTTGGATAATTGGCAAACGCCTTCTCAACAGCTCGACTTTGGGTATTTGAGTCAACAACTCGCCCAAGTATATGAACAGTTTCCCCAACTCGGAACGTTGTATCAGCATCGCTTTTACGATGATCCAATTTGGGTCACGCAACGATGGTTAGAGTTGTTGCCCCTAGACAGTCATTTGTTTGAAAGCTTAGTCGGCGCTCAAGATTGCCGTCCTGCATTGCGATTTCTTAACCAAGCAATCGAAGCCCCTTCAAACAAAGAGGCAAGGATATGA
- a CDS encoding nucleoside-specific channel-forming Tsx family protein yields MRKSLLALSLLAATSAPVLAADYSDGDIHKNDYKWMQFNLMGAFNELPGFPDGSNHDYLEMEFGGRSGIFDLYGYVDVFNLASDPGSDKSGKEKIFMKFAPRMSLDAVTGKDLSFGPVQELYVSTLMEWGGASEVNSQKIGLGSDVMVPWLGKIGLNLYGTYDSNKKDWNGYQISTNWFKPFYFFENGSFISYQGYIDWQFGMKDEYSSSSYGGAMFNGIYWHSDRFAVGYGLKGYKNIYGIKEVNGVDSTGFGHYIAVTYKF; encoded by the coding sequence ATGCGTAAATCACTTTTAGCTCTTAGCCTTCTAGCGGCTACATCAGCTCCAGTATTAGCTGCAGATTACTCTGACGGCGATATCCACAAAAACGATTACAAGTGGATGCAATTTAACCTAATGGGTGCATTCAACGAACTTCCTGGTTTCCCTGATGGTTCGAACCACGACTACCTAGAAATGGAATTCGGCGGCCGCTCTGGTATTTTCGACCTTTACGGTTACGTTGACGTATTCAACCTAGCTTCTGACCCAGGCAGCGACAAATCTGGCAAAGAAAAAATCTTCATGAAGTTTGCTCCACGTATGTCTCTAGATGCTGTAACTGGTAAAGACTTGTCTTTCGGCCCAGTTCAAGAACTATACGTTTCTACTCTAATGGAGTGGGGCGGTGCTTCTGAAGTTAACTCACAAAAAATCGGTCTAGGTTCTGACGTGATGGTACCTTGGTTAGGTAAAATCGGTCTAAACCTATACGGTACTTACGATAGCAACAAGAAAGATTGGAACGGTTACCAAATCTCGACTAACTGGTTCAAACCATTCTACTTCTTCGAGAACGGTTCATTCATTTCTTACCAAGGTTACATCGACTGGCAATTTGGTATGAAAGATGAGTACTCTTCATCTAGCTACGGCGGTGCTATGTTCAACGGTATCTACTGGCACTCTGATCGCTTTGCTGTTGGTTACGGTCTAAAAGGCTACAAAAACATCTACGGTATCAAAGAAGTTAATGGTGTAGATTCAACTGGCTTCGGTCACTACATCGCAGTAACTTACAAGTTCTAA
- the panE gene encoding 2-dehydropantoate 2-reductase, producing the protein MNILILGPGAIGSLWATKFQLAGHNVSLWGRTSDSKQLLQLDDSPAMEFPNQHIPSLQQADLILVTVKAWQVITALKPLIEHIHRDAIVMLMHNGMGTAEQVEEMLSGNPVVIATTTHGAYKPNKELVMHTGQGITQVGGFNVSGAQCQFLQDVMQHALPEVVWNPNINAALWTKLAINCAINPLTALHQCKNGDLAHGDFQDTLKIITKELVEVMNKEDIATQFDVLFETIMQVVRATSENYSSMRQDVFHQRPTEIDFITGYLLKAAEKHRINTPENLELYQRIKKIEQSWTEE; encoded by the coding sequence GTGAATATTCTCATTTTAGGTCCGGGGGCCATTGGCTCACTCTGGGCGACCAAATTCCAACTTGCCGGACACAATGTTTCCTTGTGGGGAAGAACCTCAGATAGTAAGCAACTGCTTCAGCTTGATGACTCACCTGCAATGGAGTTTCCTAACCAACATATTCCCTCTTTACAACAAGCGGATTTGATTTTGGTCACGGTGAAAGCGTGGCAAGTGATCACTGCACTCAAACCTCTTATTGAGCACATTCATCGCGATGCCATTGTTATGCTTATGCACAATGGTATGGGTACGGCCGAGCAGGTAGAAGAGATGCTATCCGGAAATCCCGTCGTTATCGCAACCACAACCCATGGTGCTTATAAGCCGAATAAAGAACTCGTAATGCACACGGGGCAAGGCATCACTCAAGTTGGCGGCTTTAATGTATCTGGCGCTCAATGCCAGTTTTTGCAAGATGTTATGCAGCACGCTTTACCAGAAGTTGTTTGGAACCCAAACATCAATGCCGCATTGTGGACCAAACTCGCCATAAACTGTGCAATCAACCCGCTTACAGCATTGCATCAATGTAAAAATGGCGACCTTGCACACGGTGATTTTCAAGACACCTTGAAAATCATCACGAAAGAACTTGTCGAAGTGATGAATAAGGAAGACATTGCGACGCAGTTCGACGTACTTTTCGAGACCATTATGCAAGTGGTGCGGGCAACGTCTGAGAACTATTCTTCAATGAGGCAAGATGTGTTTCATCAGCGCCCGACCGAAATTGATTTTATCACTGGGTACTTGCTAAAAGCGGCAGAGAAACATCGCATCAACACGCCTGAGAATTTAGAACTTTACCAACGCATCAAAAAAATAGAACAAAGCTGGACAGAAGAATGA
- a CDS encoding DJ-1 family glyoxalase III, which produces MSKKILVPIAPGTEEMEAVTVIDLMVRAGYDVTVASADFDGSLTMKASRGVTLTADCKLVDIADDEFDAIVLSGGVGGAETFRDSTVMIEILKQHMYEGKLVAAICAAPALVLQHHNLYPDALMTCHPSFQSHIPEDKWRAKRVTMDLNHNLLTSQGPGTALEFAMEIIIKLSGKEHGWMVAEPLVTIPTLHYHEFGEE; this is translated from the coding sequence ATGAGTAAGAAAATCTTAGTGCCAATCGCTCCGGGCACCGAAGAAATGGAAGCCGTCACCGTTATCGACTTGATGGTTCGAGCAGGCTATGACGTAACGGTCGCAAGCGCAGATTTCGATGGTTCACTGACTATGAAAGCCTCTCGCGGTGTAACACTGACCGCGGATTGCAAGCTGGTCGATATTGCTGACGACGAATTTGATGCCATTGTATTATCTGGCGGCGTCGGCGGAGCAGAAACTTTCCGCGACAGTACCGTCATGATTGAAATCCTCAAACAGCACATGTACGAGGGTAAACTGGTGGCGGCAATTTGTGCAGCTCCTGCTTTGGTTTTGCAACACCACAACCTGTATCCAGATGCGTTGATGACATGTCATCCAAGCTTCCAATCTCATATTCCTGAAGACAAATGGCGAGCTAAACGTGTCACCATGGATCTGAATCACAACCTACTGACAAGTCAGGGACCAGGAACCGCACTTGAGTTCGCAATGGAAATCATTATCAAACTTTCCGGTAAAGAGCATGGATGGATGGTCGCAGAACCGCTAGTCACTATCCCAACACTGCATTATCACGAATTTGGTGAAGAGTAA
- the csdA gene encoding cysteine desulfurase CsdA, giving the protein MFDINAVREQFPALNQDVNQSPLVYLDSAATTQKPQCVIDVISRYYSAQNANVHRGSHSLTANATSQFEAAREAVATFIGANSSKEIIWTRGATEALNLIAQTYARSTLQPGDEILISEMEHHANIVPWQIVAEQTGAKIVKVPMTPECQFDLQAFEQKLSERCKIVACAQITNVTGTRQPIEKITELAHSVGAVVVVDGAQGIVHEQLDLSASDIDFYVFSGHKLYAPAGIGVLYGKLELLEAMPPWHGGGKMVERVSFEKTTFSALPGKFEAGTPNVAGAIALAKAIEWYQGFDHHEVEDHLHALQDKAYQALNALDDIHILGYQPNASVLTFVMDGVHHQDMATLLDQQGIAVRAGHHCAHPLMDALNVKGTVRVSFGIYNTAEDVDRLIAAVEKAVDML; this is encoded by the coding sequence ATGTTTGACATAAACGCTGTACGCGAACAGTTCCCGGCCCTAAATCAAGACGTAAATCAATCGCCTTTAGTTTACCTTGATAGCGCAGCAACAACACAAAAGCCACAGTGCGTGATCGATGTGATTAGCCGTTACTACAGTGCACAAAATGCTAACGTGCATCGTGGTAGCCACAGTTTGACAGCAAACGCCACTAGCCAGTTTGAAGCCGCTCGCGAAGCCGTAGCAACGTTTATTGGTGCAAACAGCTCTAAAGAAATCATTTGGACGCGAGGCGCAACCGAAGCACTTAACTTAATTGCACAAACTTACGCTCGCAGCACCTTACAACCGGGCGATGAGATCTTGATTAGCGAGATGGAACACCACGCCAACATCGTGCCGTGGCAAATTGTGGCAGAACAAACTGGCGCGAAAATCGTGAAAGTGCCAATGACACCCGAGTGCCAGTTTGACTTGCAGGCGTTTGAACAGAAGCTCTCTGAACGATGCAAAATCGTCGCGTGCGCACAAATAACCAACGTGACAGGCACACGCCAACCTATCGAAAAGATCACCGAGCTAGCGCACAGCGTTGGTGCGGTAGTTGTAGTTGATGGCGCACAAGGCATCGTGCACGAGCAGCTAGATTTGTCGGCATCAGATATCGATTTTTACGTTTTCTCAGGTCACAAGCTTTATGCGCCAGCAGGTATTGGCGTTCTATACGGCAAACTAGAGTTGTTAGAAGCTATGCCACCATGGCACGGCGGCGGCAAAATGGTTGAACGCGTTTCTTTCGAGAAAACGACCTTTTCAGCACTTCCTGGCAAATTTGAAGCGGGCACACCAAACGTAGCGGGCGCGATTGCTTTAGCGAAAGCCATTGAGTGGTACCAAGGTTTTGACCATCACGAAGTCGAGGATCATCTCCATGCGCTTCAGGATAAGGCCTACCAAGCACTAAACGCGTTGGATGACATCCATATTCTAGGCTATCAACCGAATGCCTCTGTACTGACGTTCGTAATGGACGGCGTTCATCACCAAGACATGGCGACGCTGCTCGATCAACAAGGCATTGCGGTACGAGCAGGACACCATTGCGCTCACCCATTGATGGATGCGCTAAACGTCAAAGGAACGGTACGCGTTTCTTTTGGTATTTATAACACGGCAGAAGATGTGGATAGGCTCATCGCCGCCGTAGAGAAAGCCGTCGACATGTTATAA
- a CDS encoding sensor domain-containing diguanylate cyclase, protein MQFTLEHAQDVLSGMPDPTFILSEDGIYIDVFGGTDKKAYHDGSNLIGKTLHSVLEKEQADWFIEQINRSLNQDSIVTIEYKMCADSIQGIDANSGPKGDLYYEGKICPLTINYQGRRVVLILTRNISNRHRVETLLRHQSQIDALTNIYNRRVFFEKLTEEVIKSQTPDYQSALLLFDLDFFKVINDKRGHDAGDYVLETLADLVSHLLVKDEIFARVGGEEFAIILPETSLSAAKEVGEEVRSHIQNCQFEFEKIEIPVTVSVGVVKIGRNETTKRLYAHADKALYAAKRNGRNCVATLDRQME, encoded by the coding sequence ATGCAATTCACCTTGGAACATGCGCAAGACGTGTTATCCGGAATGCCTGACCCCACTTTTATTTTGAGTGAAGATGGTATCTATATTGATGTTTTTGGAGGAACAGACAAAAAAGCCTATCACGATGGAAGCAATTTGATAGGTAAGACGCTGCACAGTGTACTTGAGAAAGAGCAAGCCGACTGGTTTATCGAACAGATCAATCGGTCACTCAATCAAGACAGTATTGTGACGATCGAGTACAAGATGTGTGCCGACAGCATTCAGGGAATAGATGCGAACAGTGGGCCAAAAGGCGACCTCTATTATGAAGGGAAAATCTGTCCGCTCACTATAAACTATCAAGGTCGTCGCGTTGTTCTCATTCTTACCCGCAACATTTCCAACCGCCACCGAGTCGAAACCCTTCTTCGCCACCAAAGCCAAATTGACGCTCTCACAAATATCTACAATCGACGTGTTTTTTTCGAAAAGCTCACAGAAGAAGTCATTAAATCCCAAACTCCTGACTACCAATCTGCTCTATTATTGTTTGATTTGGATTTTTTTAAAGTTATCAATGATAAACGTGGCCACGATGCGGGAGATTATGTCTTAGAGACATTAGCCGATTTGGTTTCACACTTGTTGGTTAAAGACGAGATTTTTGCAAGAGTCGGAGGGGAGGAGTTTGCGATTATCCTGCCAGAAACCTCTCTATCGGCGGCGAAAGAAGTGGGAGAGGAAGTACGTTCCCATATTCAAAATTGCCAGTTTGAATTTGAAAAGATTGAAATTCCGGTCACGGTGAGCGTGGGTGTGGTCAAAATAGGCAGAAATGAAACCACCAAACGCTTGTATGCGCATGCAGATAAAGCGCTTTATGCTGCGAAAAGAAATGGCAGAAATTGCGTGGCGACTCTGGATAGGCAGATGGAGTAA
- the csdE gene encoding cysteine desulfurase sulfur acceptor subunit CsdE → MIDFPASPFGTEITSEDIVATMQQFKGWEDRYRQVIQWGKKLPQMPEELKSEQVTVSGCESLVWLVSQVQNGVWHFCADSDARIVRGLIALVMAAYDGKTADQIQAFDIDDYFEQLGLIAHLSPSRGNGLKAIVEQIKHTAV, encoded by the coding sequence ATGATCGATTTTCCTGCATCTCCATTTGGAACAGAAATCACCAGCGAAGATATTGTCGCAACGATGCAGCAATTTAAAGGCTGGGAAGATCGTTACCGTCAGGTCATTCAGTGGGGTAAAAAGCTGCCACAAATGCCAGAAGAGCTGAAATCAGAACAAGTTACAGTATCGGGTTGCGAAAGCTTGGTGTGGTTAGTGAGCCAAGTGCAAAATGGCGTGTGGCATTTTTGTGCAGACTCCGATGCGCGTATTGTACGCGGATTAATTGCGTTGGTGATGGCGGCTTATGACGGTAAAACGGCCGATCAAATTCAAGCGTTTGATATTGATGATTATTTTGAGCAGCTGGGACTCATCGCGCATTTAAGCCCATCACGTGGTAATGGCCTGAAAGCTATTGTTGAGCAGATTAAGCACACTGCCGTGTAA
- the tcdA gene encoding tRNA cyclic N6-threonylcarbamoyladenosine(37) synthase TcdA produces the protein MRELDTPASDSYNQRFGGTRRLYGNSEVDILRAAHVCVIGIGGVGSWAVEALARSGIGELTLIDMDDVCVTNINRQIHAMTGTVGQSKIEVMAERVKLINPECKVNLIDDFITPDNQHEYLSKEFDYVLDAIDSVKAKASLLAYCRSNKIKVITTGGAGGQVDPTQIMVADLTKTIQDPLAKKIKDTLRRHHNFPKNPARKFGIDCVFSTEQLKYPQADGSVCGVKSTAEGPKRMDCASGFGAATVVTATFGFVAVSRIVEKLIQKHKK, from the coding sequence ATGCGTGAACTCGATACCCCTGCATCTGACAGCTACAACCAACGCTTTGGCGGCACACGTCGTCTTTACGGCAATAGTGAAGTGGACATTCTTCGCGCTGCACACGTTTGTGTGATTGGTATTGGTGGTGTAGGTTCATGGGCGGTGGAAGCGCTGGCTCGTTCGGGGATCGGTGAGCTGACTCTGATAGATATGGACGATGTTTGTGTCACGAACATTAACCGCCAAATTCATGCGATGACGGGTACCGTTGGTCAAAGCAAAATTGAAGTGATGGCTGAGCGCGTCAAGTTGATCAACCCGGAGTGTAAAGTTAATCTGATTGATGATTTCATTACGCCCGACAATCAACATGAGTACTTAAGCAAAGAGTTTGATTACGTGTTGGATGCGATTGATAGCGTAAAAGCGAAAGCATCTTTGCTGGCGTATTGCCGCAGCAACAAGATCAAAGTGATCACCACGGGTGGCGCTGGTGGTCAGGTCGATCCAACGCAGATCATGGTCGCTGATTTAACGAAAACGATTCAAGATCCTTTAGCGAAGAAAATCAAAGACACTTTGCGTCGTCATCATAACTTCCCTAAGAATCCGGCTCGTAAGTTTGGTATTGATTGCGTGTTTTCAACCGAGCAGCTGAAGTATCCTCAAGCAGACGGTTCAGTGTGCGGTGTGAAGTCGACAGCGGAAGGTCCAAAACGTATGGATTGTGCTAGCGGATTTGGTGCGGCAACTGTCGTAACCGCGACGTTTGGTTTTGTTGCGGTATCGCGAATTGTTGAGAAGCTGATTCAAAAACACAAGAAGTAG